CGGTGCGGACAACGTCGTCGCCGCTGCCGACCTCGATCCCCACATCGACGTCTTCGCCGACCGGAAGGCCGTCTGTGACCGGACCGGCAAGAAGTGGCCGAAACTCGAGGAGTGTCTCGCCAGCTACGGATTCGACGAGCCCGTTACCGAGTGGGGCGGCCAGCCGGTGACGAATACGCGCTTCGGCGAGGAACTCGGGCCGGCGTATCTCGCAGCCCTCGCCGACGGCGATCGCGACCGTGCCGAGACGCTACGGGAAGTGATCGACCACTACCTCGTGACGGACCTCGAAGCGAATCTGGCGATCTACCACGGCGACGCCGGCCTCGAGTTCGAACCGGAGTACCTCGGTACGCGAGCGTCGTTCTAAGTTAGGCCAGTAGCTGCCGACGC
This Halopiger xanaduensis SH-6 DNA region includes the following protein-coding sequences:
- a CDS encoding ribonuclease H-like domain-containing protein; translation: MQYDRDDPGYDTLATFDIETTHYKPAEGETVSVGVAVHDRTTDELTYEPFHRDGADDEAETIADALEFVEDCGADALVSYNGIDFDLDFLSDRLYRLGADNVVAAADLDPHIDVFADRKAVCDRTGKKWPKLEECLASYGFDEPVTEWGGQPVTNTRFGEELGPAYLAALADGDRDRAETLREVIDHYLVTDLEANLAIYHGDAGLEFEPEYLGTRASF